In one window of Geminocystis sp. M7585_C2015_104 DNA:
- a CDS encoding HAD family hydrolase, with the protein MSLRALIFDVDGTLAETEKDGHRVAFNLAFAKKGLPWHWDVDLYGSLVEIGGGKERIKHYISHYQPSFAPDQPLEEFIKELHSLKNRYYRQILENHSLPLRIGVKRLIREAKDEGIKLAVASTASEDNVKALLETLFPEEKGWFEVIAAGDMVANKKPSPDIYLLALEKLNLSPRECLAIEDTQQGLKAAVAAGLKTVVTVSQYSQGQDFQEAILVLNHLGEPDFPFQVIKGNPHGYQFFSISLARKIIEHPFVAYKI; encoded by the coding sequence ATGAGTCTAAGGGCACTGATTTTTGACGTAGATGGTACACTAGCAGAAACAGAAAAAGATGGACATAGGGTGGCATTTAATTTGGCTTTTGCGAAAAAGGGGTTGCCATGGCATTGGGATGTGGATTTATATGGCAGTCTCGTAGAAATAGGGGGTGGCAAGGAGAGAATTAAGCATTATATATCCCATTATCAACCATCCTTTGCCCCTGACCAGCCCCTAGAAGAGTTCATAAAAGAGTTACATTCTTTAAAGAATCGTTATTATCGTCAAATCCTAGAAAACCACTCCCTTCCCCTGAGAATAGGAGTAAAACGTCTGATAAGAGAGGCAAAAGATGAGGGGATAAAATTGGCTGTGGCTTCCACCGCCAGTGAAGACAATGTCAAAGCCTTGTTGGAAACCCTTTTCCCCGAAGAGAAAGGATGGTTTGAGGTGATAGCGGCGGGAGACATGGTAGCCAACAAAAAGCCTTCTCCAGATATATACCTGTTAGCCTTGGAAAAACTCAATCTCTCCCCAAGGGAATGTCTTGCCATAGAAGATACTCAACAGGGGTTAAAAGCAGCAGTAGCAGCAGGATTGAAAACCGTTGTCACTGTCAGTCAGTATAGCCAGGGACAGGATTTTCAAGAAGCTATATTAGTATTAAACCATCTAGGGGAACCAGATTTCCCCTTTCAAGTCATAAAGGGAAACCCCCATGGCTACCAGTTTTTTAGTATCAGTCTAGCCAGAAAAATAATTGAACACCCCTTTGTTGCATACAAAATTTGA
- the bioF gene encoding 8-amino-7-oxononanoate synthase: protein MSSSLHDYLAKSLETIKKANWYRQEKLISSLPGGVVEIEGRLLVNFASNDYLGLAGDARVIEAATQALYKYGTGSTGSRLLSGHRKLHEDLEKAIASWKRTEKALVFSSGYSANIGTICSLVKGRDLILEDEYNHSSLKNGAKLSQAKIVSYKHCDCADLTEKLSKLRPKHRHCLIVTDSVFSMDGDLCPLPELIAISEKFDCWLLLDDAHATGVLGKTGAGSVEHFGIDVTGKNIIQVGTLSKAIGSLGGYVAGSALLIDFLRNRCPTWIYTTALSPADTAAAIAAIEIIQQEANRREQLWHNINTLKQIFRRLQLPTLPSDSAIICLKCHNPPHALHLSLQLQKEGFFVPAIRPPTVPTSRLRFSVMATHLPQHFQQLASVLSHFPL from the coding sequence ATGTCTTCTTCCCTACATGATTATCTTGCCAAGTCTCTAGAGACAATAAAAAAGGCCAACTGGTATCGCCAAGAAAAACTAATCAGTAGCCTTCCCGGCGGGGTAGTAGAAATAGAAGGGCGACTATTAGTAAACTTTGCCAGTAACGATTATCTCGGTTTAGCCGGAGACGCACGTGTTATTGAAGCCGCCACCCAAGCATTATATAAGTATGGCACAGGTAGCACTGGTTCCAGATTATTAAGTGGGCATAGGAAACTACATGAGGATTTAGAGAAAGCCATTGCCTCTTGGAAGAGGACAGAAAAAGCATTAGTATTTAGTTCAGGTTATAGTGCTAATATAGGCACCATTTGTAGCCTGGTAAAAGGGAGAGACTTAATACTAGAAGACGAGTACAATCATTCTAGTCTGAAAAACGGGGCTAAACTTAGTCAGGCTAAGATAGTCAGCTATAAACACTGCGATTGTGCCGATTTAACCGAAAAACTCTCCAAATTGAGGCCAAAACATCGTCACTGTCTCATTGTCACCGACAGTGTTTTCAGCATGGATGGCGATTTATGTCCTCTTCCAGAATTGATAGCCATTAGCGAGAAATTCGACTGTTGGCTTTTGCTCGACGATGCCCATGCTACGGGTGTCTTGGGAAAAACCGGGGCAGGCAGTGTGGAACATTTTGGCATAGACGTTACAGGAAAAAATATTATCCAAGTAGGTACTCTCAGTAAAGCCATAGGGAGTCTAGGGGGGTATGTAGCTGGTAGTGCCCTTCTTATCGACTTTCTCCGCAACCGCTGTCCCACTTGGATTTATACTACTGCCCTTTCCCCTGCCGACACTGCTGCCGCCATAGCCGCCATAGAAATCATCCAACAGGAGGCCAACAGGAGGGAACAGCTGTGGCACAATATTAACACCCTCAAACAGATATTCCGGCGTCTCCAATTACCCACACTCCCCTCAGACTCCGCCATTATTTGTCTCAAGTGTCACAATCCCCCCCACGCCCTACATCTCAGCCTCCAGCTACAGAAAGAAGGCTTTTTCGTGCCTGCCATTCGTCCTCCCACAGTGCCCACCAGTCGTCTTCGTTTTTCCGTCATGGCCACCCATCTGCCACAACACTTCCAACAGCTTGCATCTGTCTTATCCCATTTTCCCCTTTGA
- a CDS encoding 2-C-methyl-D-erythritol 4-phosphate cytidylyltransferase, with protein sequence MYLLIPAAGMGKRMGSPRNKLLLELKGKPLLAWTILAAEAAEKITWIGIMGQSHDFPFFEEIIAQIKPKKPIRLIQGGQTRQQSVYNGLQALPQEADKVLIHDGARCLVTPQLLNRCAEALHDCQALIAAVPVKDTIKVVNSDLLITDTPVRDFLWAAQTPQGFDVKLLKRCHERGLQMGWQVTDDASLLEKCGFPVRIVMGEETNIKVTTPIDLTIAEFILNQRYSNSLFSVG encoded by the coding sequence ATGTACTTGTTGATTCCAGCAGCAGGAATGGGCAAGAGGATGGGTAGCCCCCGTAACAAACTTCTTTTAGAATTAAAGGGCAAACCCCTATTAGCCTGGACTATTCTGGCAGCAGAGGCGGCAGAAAAAATTACATGGATAGGAATAATGGGTCAAAGTCACGACTTCCCATTCTTTGAGGAGATTATAGCACAAATTAAGCCTAAAAAACCTATTCGGTTGATTCAGGGGGGCCAAACTAGACAACAGTCAGTCTATAATGGCTTACAGGCCCTGCCCCAGGAGGCAGATAAGGTTTTAATTCATGATGGGGCTAGGTGTTTGGTAACCCCCCAACTGTTAAATCGTTGTGCGGAAGCCCTGCATGACTGTCAGGCCTTGATTGCGGCCGTCCCGGTGAAGGATACTATTAAGGTGGTTAATTCTGACTTGTTGATTACTGATACGCCTGTAAGGGATTTTCTTTGGGCGGCCCAGACTCCTCAGGGTTTTGATGTGAAATTGTTGAAGAGATGTCATGAGCGCGGTTTACAAATGGGGTGGCAGGTGACTGATGATGCCTCCCTCCTGGAAAAATGTGGTTTCCCTGTACGTATAGTAATGGGGGAGGAGACAAATATCAAGGTTACCACTCCCATCGATTTGACTATTGCTGAATTTATCCTCAATCAGCGGTATAGTAATAGTCTTTTTTCCGTTGGCTGA
- the msrA gene encoding peptide-methionine (S)-S-oxide reductase MsrA, which translates to MFLFGQKGKKLTMPKPEEALPGRSQKMPIPAKHYVNGNPMRPPYPENMELAMFGMGCFWGAEKRFWQLGEGIYITAVGYAAGYTPNPTYEEVCTGLTGHNEVVLVVYDPKIIRYETLLKVFWENHDPTQGMRQGNDIGTQYRSGIYTYTPQQKELAEKSKAIYQEELRKAGYGEITTEILPAPEFYYAEGYHQQYLAKNPNGYCGLGGTKVPFPLEKLLS; encoded by the coding sequence ATGTTCCTATTTGGCCAAAAAGGGAAAAAACTAACTATGCCCAAACCGGAAGAAGCATTGCCTGGAAGAAGCCAGAAGATGCCCATTCCAGCCAAACATTATGTTAACGGAAACCCCATGAGGCCGCCATATCCGGAGAATATGGAATTAGCCATGTTTGGGATGGGGTGTTTTTGGGGGGCCGAAAAAAGATTTTGGCAACTGGGAGAGGGCATTTATATAACGGCGGTGGGTTATGCTGCCGGTTATACCCCTAATCCCACCTATGAGGAGGTTTGTACTGGTCTAACTGGACATAATGAGGTAGTCTTGGTGGTATACGACCCGAAAATTATCCGTTATGAGACACTATTAAAAGTCTTCTGGGAAAATCATGATCCCACCCAGGGCATGCGTCAAGGCAACGACATTGGTACTCAGTATCGTTCAGGTATTTATACTTATACTCCCCAACAAAAAGAATTGGCAGAGAAAAGCAAGGCTATATACCAGGAAGAGTTAAGAAAAGCAGGCTATGGGGAGATAACTACAGAAATCCTGCCTGCACCAGAATTCTACTATGCTGAAGGGTACCACCAACAGTATTTAGCCAAAAATCCCAACGGCTACTGTGGTTTGGGTGGGACAAAGGTACCCTTCCCCTTAGAAAAATTACTGTCTTAG
- a CDS encoding competence protein ComE: MFKNSIYLAIAFTFFSLGGCSQPPVKPLPPPQDKYIQVYFNHNQARGKEYTEKYRNLKRFGDDLESVLIREVNSAKYSIDIAVQEFNLPQLAEAIVKKRKQGVKVRIVLENLYNFPLEGLPENHGLAILKRNNIPIIDDREDGSKGSGLMHHKFVVIDGKKVITGSANFTTSDIHGDGENPETRGNANHLILIDSPELAKVFTEEFNYMWGDGVGGKEDSLFGVKKPARGYRMVKIGTGIVLAKFSPNSRNTFWRYTSNGFIASQLEKAGNSIDIALFVFSDQGIADTLERQHIKGVKIRTLIDPGFAYRYYSEGLDLLGVALPNKCQYEKGNNPWENPVTTVGIPSLAKGDKLHHKFAIIDDYIVITGSHNWSDAANYINDETVLVIYNSVVAANFAREFEYLYSQAILGVTPSLEAKIRREKSKCGM; encoded by the coding sequence ATGTTTAAAAATTCTATCTATTTGGCAATAGCATTTACCTTTTTTTCCCTAGGAGGCTGTAGTCAGCCGCCGGTAAAACCACTGCCTCCCCCTCAGGATAAATACATTCAAGTCTATTTTAATCACAACCAAGCCCGGGGTAAAGAATACACTGAAAAATATCGCAATTTAAAACGTTTCGGAGATGACTTGGAATCAGTGCTGATTAGGGAGGTAAATTCTGCTAAATACTCCATAGATATAGCTGTGCAGGAGTTTAATCTCCCCCAATTGGCGGAAGCAATAGTAAAAAAAAGAAAACAAGGAGTAAAAGTTAGAATAGTTTTGGAAAACCTCTATAATTTTCCTCTTGAAGGATTACCAGAAAACCACGGTTTAGCTATTTTAAAAAGAAACAATATCCCCATAATCGACGACAGGGAAGACGGCTCGAAGGGAAGCGGATTAATGCATCATAAGTTTGTGGTAATCGATGGGAAAAAAGTAATAACAGGCTCGGCTAATTTTACCACCAGTGACATACATGGGGATGGGGAAAATCCAGAAACTAGGGGGAATGCTAACCATTTAATATTAATTGATAGTCCGGAATTGGCCAAGGTTTTCACAGAGGAATTCAACTATATGTGGGGAGATGGCGTCGGAGGCAAGGAAGATAGTCTTTTTGGGGTTAAAAAACCGGCAAGGGGATACAGGATGGTTAAAATTGGTACTGGCATTGTGCTGGCAAAATTTTCCCCCAACAGCCGCAATACTTTTTGGAGATATACTAGTAATGGCTTCATAGCAAGTCAACTGGAAAAAGCAGGCAATTCCATTGATATTGCCCTGTTTGTGTTCAGTGATCAAGGAATAGCTGATACCCTAGAAAGACAACATATCAAAGGGGTAAAAATTAGAACATTAATTGACCCAGGTTTTGCCTACCGCTATTATAGTGAAGGTTTAGATTTGCTAGGAGTAGCTTTGCCAAACAAATGCCAGTATGAAAAAGGAAATAATCCTTGGGAAAACCCCGTTACGACTGTGGGAATACCTAGTCTGGCTAAGGGAGATAAATTACACCATAAATTCGCTATCATCGACGATTATATAGTAATAACTGGCTCTCACAATTGGTCCGATGCGGCAAATTATATCAATGATGAAACAGTCTTGGTTATCTACAACTCTGTTGTAGCCGCCAATTTTGCAAGGGAGTTTGAATACCTATACAGTCAGGCAATATTGGGCGTTACCCCCTCTCTGGAAGCCAAAATCCGTAGGGAGAAGTCTAAATGTGGAATGTAA
- a CDS encoding BolA family transcriptional regulator, producing the protein MVTLEQVKNTIKQKIPDAEVVVRDLTGTGDHLEAIVISSAFEGKTKVQQHQLVYSALQKELQSEAIHALALKTYTPSAWSSLNS; encoded by the coding sequence ATGGTGACTTTAGAACAAGTGAAAAATACTATCAAACAAAAAATCCCCGACGCGGAAGTGGTAGTTAGAGACTTGACAGGCACAGGTGACCATTTGGAAGCAATTGTAATCTCATCAGCCTTCGAGGGGAAAACTAAAGTACAACAACACCAGCTGGTGTATAGCGCCCTACAAAAAGAGTTACAGAGTGAGGCAATTCATGCCTTAGCCTTGAAAACTTACACCCCCTCTGCATGGTCTAGCCTCAACAGTTAG
- the purS gene encoding phosphoribosylformylglycinamidine synthase subunit PurS, whose translation MTQKFQSRIYITLRPSVLDTAGVAIEAGLHQLGYQGVENVRIGKYIELVLTAKDAEEADKQLHQMCQQLLANPVIENYRFEFTPL comes from the coding sequence ATGACTCAAAAGTTCCAGTCGCGTATTTATATTACTTTACGACCATCTGTTTTGGATACCGCCGGTGTTGCCATAGAAGCGGGTTTGCATCAACTGGGTTATCAGGGGGTGGAAAATGTCCGTATTGGTAAATACATTGAATTGGTTTTGACTGCCAAAGACGCTGAAGAAGCAGATAAACAACTACATCAGATGTGTCAGCAACTATTGGCTAACCCTGTCATTGAAAACTACCGTTTCGAGTTTACACCCCTATAG
- a CDS encoding 7-carboxy-7-deazaguanine synthase QueE, whose product MGGVYLDFEYPVVEMFHSLQGEGFWTGTNAFFIRLAGCDVYCPWCDQKETWSTRGHPLLTVLEIIKEAKNTTANVVIVTGGEPLLYNLLPLTKSLKGEGYRIHLETSGSRDLTGVFDWITLSPKPYKKPLEAIYKYADELKVVVDKESDLIWAESEAKKVRKSCWKYLQPQWNNKASQELVINYILTHPHWRLSLQTHKFLKIQ is encoded by the coding sequence ATGGGGGGAGTATATTTAGATTTTGAGTATCCGGTGGTGGAGATGTTTCACTCGTTGCAAGGTGAGGGATTTTGGACAGGCACTAATGCCTTTTTTATCCGTTTAGCTGGCTGTGATGTATATTGTCCTTGGTGTGATCAGAAAGAGACTTGGTCAACAAGAGGACATCCATTATTGACTGTATTGGAAATAATAAAAGAGGCGAAAAATACCACAGCCAATGTTGTCATTGTAACCGGAGGCGAGCCATTACTTTACAATCTTTTACCCCTGACAAAATCCCTCAAGGGGGAGGGCTATAGAATCCACTTGGAAACATCGGGTAGTAGGGATTTAACAGGTGTTTTTGATTGGATTACCCTATCTCCAAAACCCTACAAAAAGCCGCTGGAGGCTATCTATAAATATGCCGATGAATTGAAGGTAGTGGTGGACAAAGAGTCTGATTTGATTTGGGCCGAATCAGAGGCGAAAAAAGTCAGGAAAAGTTGTTGGAAATATCTACAACCCCAGTGGAATAACAAGGCAAGTCAAGAGTTAGTTATTAATTACATACTGACTCATCCCCACTGGCGTTTAAGTCTTCAAACCCATAAGTTTTTAAAAATCCAATAA
- the purQ gene encoding phosphoribosylformylglycinamidine synthase subunit PurQ, with protein sequence MKFGIVVFPGSNCDRDVAMVTRGLLGQPTRMVWHQDTDIDDLDVIILPGGFSYGDYLRCGAVARFSPVMRSIIQHVAAGKYVLGICNGFQILTEAGLLPGALIRNRDLHFICDQVYVRVEHNRFIWTKNYQPHQVICLPIAHGEGNYYADEDTLKQLEDNGQILFRYCSQNGDTSPQYNPNGSLHNIAGITNKQGNVLGMMPHPERASDILLGFTDGKALFEALVN encoded by the coding sequence ATGAAATTTGGCATTGTAGTCTTTCCTGGGTCTAATTGCGATCGCGACGTAGCTATGGTAACACGGGGCCTACTCGGACAACCCACCCGTATGGTGTGGCATCAGGATACCGACATCGACGACTTGGATGTGATTATCCTCCCCGGTGGCTTTAGTTATGGAGACTACCTTCGTTGTGGAGCCGTAGCACGCTTCTCCCCCGTCATGAGGAGTATTATACAACACGTGGCCGCTGGCAAGTATGTTTTAGGCATTTGTAATGGTTTTCAGATTCTCACCGAGGCTGGTTTGTTACCTGGGGCACTGATTCGCAATCGGGATTTACACTTTATTTGTGACCAGGTGTATGTTAGAGTGGAACACAATCGTTTCATCTGGACGAAAAACTATCAGCCACACCAGGTAATTTGCTTGCCCATTGCCCATGGAGAGGGCAATTATTATGCTGATGAGGATACCCTCAAACAGTTGGAAGACAATGGTCAAATTCTCTTTAGATATTGTAGTCAAAATGGGGACACTTCCCCCCAATATAATCCTAATGGTTCCCTTCATAATATTGCCGGTATCACCAACAAACAGGGAAATGTGTTGGGCATGATGCCTCATCCTGAAAGGGCTAGTGATATTCTCCTCGGTTTTACCGATGGTAAGGCTTTATTTGAGGCTTTAGTTAACTAG
- a CDS encoding uracil-DNA glycosylase encodes MCTIEWLIKRIKEEAEREEFPIDLATYREYNKNPTEPILYFGNLRSTICFFGRDLGRDEVRTGQPLIGAAGSMVRRGFFKALYKRKPQNEEELSSIKNHVILTNTVPYKPPENKAYSLKVKQRFRPFIEQLLVIFWRGNQIITLGTEAFKWFQEYATFKEEFDAFWNQGDSRYEKSISLTISAKDEEGNIHQKPVTIYPLPHPSPLNQKYYQRFPLLLENTLSRLAF; translated from the coding sequence ATGTGCACGATAGAATGGCTAATAAAACGAATTAAGGAGGAGGCAGAGAGAGAGGAATTTCCCATTGACCTTGCCACTTATCGGGAGTACAATAAAAACCCAACTGAGCCCATACTATACTTTGGCAATTTAAGGAGTACTATTTGTTTTTTTGGGAGGGATTTAGGCCGAGATGAAGTCAGAACGGGACAGCCTCTGATTGGCGCCGCAGGTAGCATGGTAAGAAGAGGTTTCTTTAAGGCATTGTATAAGAGAAAACCACAAAACGAAGAGGAATTGTCCTCCATCAAAAACCATGTTATCTTAACCAACACTGTACCTTATAAGCCCCCAGAAAACAAGGCATATAGTCTGAAGGTAAAACAGAGATTTCGACCATTTATAGAGCAGTTGTTGGTGATATTTTGGCGGGGAAATCAGATAATTACTCTAGGCACTGAGGCTTTTAAATGGTTTCAAGAATATGCTACTTTCAAGGAGGAATTTGATGCTTTTTGGAATCAGGGGGATTCTCGTTATGAAAAAAGTATTAGTCTAACTATCTCCGCCAAAGACGAGGAGGGAAATATTCACCAAAAGCCAGTGACAATCTACCCGTTACCGCATCCCTCTCCTCTAAACCAGAAATACTATCAGCGGTTTCCCCTCCTTCTAGAAAACACCCTCTCTAGATTGGCCTTCTAA
- the grxD gene encoding Grx4 family monothiol glutaredoxin: MTPELKKRIEDIINSDKIVVFMKGSKLMPQCGFSNNVVQILNQLGVPYTTFDVLSDYEIRQGIKEYSNWPTIPQVYINGEFIGGSDIMIELYQSGELQQMIEVALAS; the protein is encoded by the coding sequence ATGACTCCAGAATTGAAAAAACGCATTGAGGATATTATTAATAGCGACAAGATAGTAGTATTCATGAAGGGGAGTAAGTTGATGCCCCAGTGTGGCTTTTCCAACAACGTAGTACAAATACTCAACCAATTGGGAGTGCCCTACACAACCTTCGACGTGTTGTCAGACTATGAAATTCGTCAGGGAATAAAAGAATATTCCAACTGGCCCACTATACCCCAAGTGTACATCAATGGGGAGTTTATTGGTGGCAGCGACATTATGATTGAACTATACCAGAGTGGTGAATTGCAACAAATGATTGAGGTAGCCTTAGCCTCATAG
- the polA gene encoding DNA polymerase I — MSDSDKPLLLIVDGHSLAYRAYYALAKGKKKPLYTSDGIPTSVCFGFLNSLFTIINTYSPHYLAVAFDVKSPTFRHTTYNDYKANRQETPSDFLEDITNLQQVLRALNIPVITAEGYEADDVIGTIATKGAHSNLRVYILTGDRDLWQLVNDKAEISVLYADKTWGKYELYHEKEVLTRLGIKPNQIVDYRALCGDKSDNIPGVLGIGEKTACQLICEYETLDGIYNNLDKIKPAIRNRLIQGREDAYHSQSLARIVTSVDLSFSWDEFRLKGFAQEKVIPLFQRLELHSFLKRIDEIQQKLGGVVANKNTEEKSENSSKQMSLFEWGESNSPSATIVVDELPKLARIIDNIKEAKLTAWDTETDSLETQYANLVGIGVCWGKSLENTAYIPLGHTSRKQLDWELVKQQLKPILEDEKYPKTFHNTKFDRLVLLHHGVTLRGVVFDTMLASYVLQPEESHKLSNLCVRYRLDFIARDYGDLKIDKNQTIAHLSPETVAQYCGLDVLATFHLTEKLREELAKIPSLQTVFNLELKLESVLAKMEANGVLIDTDYFQKLSEEMEGELKEIETKIFAIVGKFNLASPRQLSELLFEKLGLDKSKSLKTKTGYSTNQDVLERLIGAHPVVELILQHRTLSKLKSTYVDALPTLVNPKTRRIHTNYNQTVTATGRLSSSNPNLQNIPIRTAFSRRIRRGFIPEEGCLFLSADYSQIELRILAHLSEEERLIDAYKNNLDIHTVTARILLGKEDITPEERNIGKTINFGIIYGMGAQKFARETGVDVATAKKFIDIYHQKYPKVFEYLERVKKEAIINGYVTTILGRRRYFHFSNDVIKGLKNRDINSFDLTAIKLDNQTAQMLRAAANAPIQGSSADIIKLAMIAVDEILNREGGKLLLQVHDELVFEIPSERIDCLTPKIRAAMESVISLKIPLVVDTHVGSNWMDAK, encoded by the coding sequence ATGAGTGACAGTGATAAACCTCTATTGTTAATTGTAGATGGCCATTCTCTAGCCTATCGTGCCTACTATGCCCTGGCCAAGGGAAAAAAAAAGCCACTGTACACCTCTGATGGAATTCCTACCAGTGTCTGTTTTGGTTTTCTCAATTCCCTGTTTACCATCATCAACACCTATTCTCCCCATTATTTGGCTGTGGCTTTTGATGTAAAAAGTCCTACCTTCCGTCACACCACCTACAACGACTACAAGGCTAATCGACAGGAAACCCCCTCCGACTTCCTTGAGGATATTACCAACCTACAACAGGTTTTGAGGGCTTTGAATATTCCCGTTATAACTGCAGAGGGTTATGAGGCTGATGATGTTATTGGCACTATAGCAACAAAGGGGGCCCATTCTAACCTTCGTGTTTATATTCTAACTGGAGATCGAGATCTTTGGCAACTGGTGAATGACAAGGCGGAAATTAGTGTTTTATATGCCGATAAGACCTGGGGAAAATATGAACTATATCACGAGAAAGAGGTACTGACTAGGCTAGGGATAAAACCAAATCAAATTGTCGACTATAGGGCCCTATGTGGGGATAAATCTGACAACATTCCGGGGGTGTTGGGAATTGGGGAAAAGACTGCCTGTCAACTGATTTGTGAGTATGAAACTCTAGATGGCATTTATAATAATCTAGACAAAATAAAACCGGCAATTAGAAATAGGTTAATCCAAGGTAGGGAAGATGCATATCACTCCCAATCCCTGGCTAGAATAGTCACCAGTGTCGACTTATCCTTTTCTTGGGATGAGTTTCGGCTAAAGGGATTTGCCCAGGAGAAAGTTATTCCCCTGTTTCAGCGGTTGGAATTACATAGTTTCCTGAAAAGGATTGACGAAATTCAACAGAAGTTGGGTGGCGTTGTTGCTAATAAGAATACGGAGGAAAAATCAGAGAATAGTAGTAAACAAATGTCCCTGTTTGAATGGGGTGAATCTAATTCACCATCGGCCACAATTGTTGTAGATGAACTTCCTAAACTTGCGCGGATAATAGATAATATCAAAGAGGCAAAACTTACTGCCTGGGATACAGAAACTGACTCCCTTGAGACTCAGTATGCAAATCTTGTCGGTATTGGGGTTTGTTGGGGGAAGAGTTTAGAAAATACCGCTTATATACCCCTGGGACACACCAGTAGAAAACAATTGGATTGGGAGTTAGTAAAACAGCAGTTGAAGCCTATTCTTGAAGATGAGAAATACCCGAAGACTTTCCACAACACCAAATTTGATAGACTAGTTTTACTCCATCACGGAGTAACTCTCAGGGGAGTTGTTTTTGATACTATGTTGGCAAGTTATGTTTTACAACCAGAAGAGAGCCATAAACTGAGCAATTTATGTGTTAGGTATAGGCTGGATTTCATAGCTAGGGATTATGGAGACTTAAAAATAGATAAAAACCAGACGATTGCCCATTTATCCCCCGAAACGGTAGCACAATATTGCGGTTTGGATGTTTTGGCGACCTTCCACCTCACGGAAAAGTTGCGGGAAGAGTTGGCGAAAATACCTTCATTGCAGACGGTATTCAACCTGGAGTTAAAACTAGAGTCCGTTTTGGCAAAAATGGAAGCAAATGGGGTGTTAATAGACACAGATTATTTCCAAAAATTGTCAGAAGAAATGGAAGGGGAGTTGAAGGAAATTGAAACAAAGATATTTGCCATAGTAGGTAAATTTAACCTGGCTTCCCCGAGACAACTTAGTGAGTTGCTGTTTGAAAAATTAGGTTTAGATAAAAGCAAGTCCCTCAAAACCAAAACGGGATATTCTACCAACCAAGATGTGTTAGAAAGACTAATAGGTGCCCATCCGGTAGTGGAGTTGATTTTACAACATCGAACCCTAAGCAAATTGAAGTCTACCTATGTGGATGCCCTCCCCACTCTAGTTAACCCCAAGACTAGAAGAATTCACACTAATTATAATCAGACAGTAACCGCCACGGGGAGACTATCATCTTCTAATCCTAACTTACAAAACATCCCTATTCGCACTGCCTTTTCTAGGAGGATTCGTAGAGGATTTATACCCGAAGAGGGATGCCTATTTTTAAGTGCAGATTATTCCCAAATAGAGTTAAGAATACTGGCCCACTTGAGTGAGGAGGAGAGACTGATAGACGCCTACAAAAATAACCTGGACATCCACACAGTAACGGCGAGAATCCTCTTGGGAAAGGAAGATATAACTCCGGAAGAAAGAAACATCGGCAAGACGATAAACTTTGGAATAATATACGGAATGGGCGCGCAGAAATTTGCCCGGGAAACTGGGGTTGATGTGGCCACAGCTAAGAAATTTATTGATATTTATCATCAAAAATACCCCAAGGTTTTTGAATACCTAGAAAGAGTGAAGAAAGAGGCGATAATAAATGGTTATGTAACTACCATTCTGGGGAGAAGAAGGTATTTTCATTTTAGCAATGACGTGATAAAAGGACTGAAAAACAGGGACATTAATTCTTTTGATTTAACAGCCATTAAATTGGACAATCAAACGGCACAGATGTTGAGGGCGGCTGCCAACGCCCCTATTCAGGGTTCTAGTGCTGATATAATAAAACTGGCCATGATAGCAGTGGATGAAATCTTAAACCGAGAAGGGGGCAAACTACTGTTACAGGTACATGATGAGTTGGTGTTTGAAATACCCTCTGAAAGAATTGATTGTTTGACGCCTAAAATCAGGGCGGCAATGGAGAGTGTCATTTCCCTAAAAATTCCCCTGGTTGTAGACACTCATGTGGGGAGTAACTGGATGGATGCCAAATAG